A single region of the Triticum dicoccoides isolate Atlit2015 ecotype Zavitan chromosome 2B, WEW_v2.0, whole genome shotgun sequence genome encodes:
- the LOC119360465 gene encoding putative glycine-rich cell wall structural protein 1 has product MATSTSSGFLFITLLCFATLFPSPVNARHFPRIHGSTSAIHGTGVKFHWPFSRSRDGSGSGHGHGSRDGHGFGWTVSRNGSDTTIGAGGGMGGGVGSTRDGEGGSAGGGVGAGVGVDVGMDGINVGFGLGGGGAASTHNGGASMGIRGGAGFGFHFGRGGVSVTVTHGGGGGGGDGSGAGASGGGSGVGRAGNAVGSGQGSGSASDGTGSGGGSGSGSGPGGSGGGEGGGAGGSSGHP; this is encoded by the coding sequence ATGGCTACCTCTACCAGTAGTGGCTTCCTCTTCATCACGCTCTTGTGTTTCGCTACACTTTTCCCTTCACCTGTCAACGCGAGGCATTTCCCTCGTATCCATGGCAGTACCAGCGCGATCCATGGTACCGGCGTCAAATTCCACTGGCCGTTCTCAAGGTCAAGGGACGGTTCTGGCAGTGGCCATGGCCATGGCTCCAGAGACGGCCACGGATTTGGCTGGACCGTGTCGCGCAACGGGTCCGACACGACCATCGGGGCCGGCGGCGGCATGGGCGGCGGCGTGGGAAGCACCCGCGATGGAGAGGGAGGCAGCGCTGGTGGCGGTGTCGGCGCCGGGGTCGGCGTCGACGTTGGGATGGACGGGATCAACGTGGGCTTTGGCCTcggcggaggcggcgcggcgaGCACGCACAACGGCGGTGCTAGTATGGGTATTCGCGGCGGGGCAGGCTTCGGTTTCCACTTCGGCAGAGGAGGTGTCAGTGTCACCGTGAcacacggtggtggtggtggaggaggtgaCGGCAGCGGTGCCGGTGCTTCGGGCGGAGGCAGCGGGGTTGGACGCGCGGGCAATGCCGTGGGGAGCGGCCAAGGTTCCGGGAGCGCGAGCGACGGCACGGGGAGCGGCGGCGGGAGTGGCTCCGGCTCCGGGCCAGGAGGATCCggtggcggtgaaggcggcggcgcgggcggtagCAGCGGCCACCCGTGA